AGGTGATATTTTAGCAAAACTACAGGTAGCTACCACAGGTTCTGCTGCCGATTGGATTGTGAAAGTTGTTGATGTACATCCTGCTGATTTAAAAAATGACAACAAAGAAATGCAACCCCATTTAAAACTAAGCAACTATCATTTAATGGTACGTAGTGAAGTAATGCGTGGACGTTTTAGAAATAGTTTTTCAAATCCAGAACCTTTTACACCAAATAAGAAAACAGCTGTAAATATTAAACTACAAGATGTTTTTCACACCTTTAAAAAAGGGCACAAAGTACAAATACAAGTACAAAGTACGTGGTTTCCATTAATCGATTTGAATCCGCAAACCTATGTAGACAATATTTACAAAGCAGACGAAAAAGATTTTAAAACACAAACGCATTCTGTATTTACCGATTCTAGTATAGAATTTACTGTACTAAAATAACAACAAACTTTTTTCTATTTAAAAACAGCTTATTTATTAGTGAGTTTTCTACGCAACCTTTTCACACTTTGTACATCTATTTTAATACCCTATCTTTAACATACTATAAAAACTTACTCATGAAAAACCTTATACCAATACTACTAAGTGCTTGCTTAGTAATTTCAGCATGCTCAAATAAGAAAGAGAAGAAAACTCCTGAAGAAAAAACCATTACTACCACCGATTCAATTCCTAAAACTACTACTAAAAACACAATAACAAATGCTTATTTCAAAGCTCATGGAGTTGAACCTTTTTGGAGTTTGACTATTTCTGATAAGATGATTAAGCTAAAAACACTTCATAATTCAGACTCTATTCTAACACCACATACAGAACCTATCTATGCGCAAGACAGTAACGTAAAACTATATACTTTACATACCGAATTAGCTGCTGTTAAAATAGAAATTAGCCAAATGGAATGTATCAATGCTATGTCAGGTAAATCATTCCCCTATTCAGTAACTATTAACTACAAAAAAGGAAAAGATAAGGAATTTACTACTTTAGAAGGATGTGGAGAATACATCACCAATTATCGATTACACGATATTTGGGCATTAGAAGAATTAAATGGTACAAAAGTTAGTAAAGATGATTTTGGTAAAGAATTGCCGTATATAGAAATAAACTCTAGTAAAAATACCTTTATGGGAACTTCTGGCTGTAACAGAATTACTGGTAAACTTTTTTCTGAAAGAGAGCGAATTCGATTTACTAACATGGCCTCAACAGAAATGCTTTGTACTAAAGGAAATGAAAAAGAGCAAGAGTTTACAAAAGCGTTGGCTAGCACTATATCTTACACAATTGCTAATAACCGATTAACGCTTTTAAATCCTGATAAAACCTTATTGGTATTTAAAAAAGTAGACTAACCAATTAAATTATAAAAGATGAAAAAACTTCTAATTCTATTCTTAGTAACTACACTAGCAATAAGCTGTAAAAAGAAAGAATCTAAAAATGATGTGACCAAAGAATCTAAAGAAGTTGTCGTTCAAACTCCAACTACTTTAGTACAAATAGGATGTTACGAATACAATAAAGACGGGAACCAAATTTTATTCGAAATTACAGAAATTAATACTACCGTAGAAGGGACTATTAACTATGTTTTAGCAGAAAAAGATGCAAACACAGGTACTTTTTCAGGAACACTAACCGATGATAAATTAATTGGTACCTACACCTTTTCTTCCGAAGGAACAGAAAGCACAAGAGAAGTTGCTTTTATGGTAAAAGACAATCAATTAATTGAAGGCTTTGGTGAATTAAATGAAACAGGAGATGCTTTTAAAAACAAGAACAACATTAGTTATACTTCTACAATGCCATTAACCAAAACAGATTGTGCTAAATAAAAAAGTTGAAAATTGATATAAAATGAAAAAGATAGGATTGGTGGGAGGTATTAGTTGGACCTCAACTTTAGATTACTACAAATACATTAATGAAGGAATCAACCAAAGGTTAGGTGGTTTAAATTCTGCTGAATGTTTAATTTACTCACTAAACTTTTCAGATGTTCAAAACAAAGGTTGGACAAATTCTTTTGATCTAATTTATAACGCCTGTGCAAACTTAGCATCTAGTAATGTAGATGCTATAGTTTTAGGCGCGAACACAGCACATTTATTTGCTGATGAAATCCAATCAAAAATTAATGTTCCAATTATCCATATTGCAGAAGCAACCGCCAAAGAAATAAAAAAAGAAAAACTAGGTAAAGTAGGCTTGTTAGGAACAAAATTCACAATGGAAATGGGTTTTTACAAAGACAAACTAAAAGAAAACAATATCGAAACCATTATCCCATCAGAGAAAAAAGACATTGAAGAAATACAGCATATTGTAAAAAATGAGCTTGGGAAAGGAATTGTAACCAACCAGTCAAAGCTAAAATTTATGCGATTTGCAAGCGAATTGATAGAGCAAGGAGCTGAAGGAATTATTTTAGGCTGTACTGAAATTCCTATGCTAATTGGACAAAACGATTTTGACTTCCCTGTATTCGATACTACTAAAATTCATGTTGAGAATATTATAGATTTTGCTTTAACGTAATTAGCTAATTGTCATTATTAATGTATTTTTACATTGGTTTAGGTATATGAAAATAGATACATTCATTAAAAACCACCAAGATGACACTAAACGAAATAGAAATAAAAGCTGCCAATATACAAACAGTCAAGGCTTTTTACGCAAATGTCTTGGAGCTCCCAACTACGCAGAGTGACAATAAATCAATTCGTATTAAAATTGGTACTTCCTATTTAAAATTCATGGAAGATTCTAAAAACCCTCCGCCTGCCTACCACTTGGCTTTTAACATCCCTGAAAACAAGTTACAAGAAGCAATTGAATGGTCTGCAAACAAGTTCGAATTTGTAAAAAAAGAAAACGAGGTACTGATTACTAACTTCGAAAACTGGAATGCCAATTCGGTATATTTTTATGATGCTGACGGAAACATATTAGAATTTATTGCTCGACACGATTTAGACAATGCCGCTACAGAACAGTTCAATAGCAATCAAATTTTAAACATAAGCGAGTTTGGAATTGTAAAAGACCGTCCTGATATATACGGAAAGTATTTGATTGACACTTACGGACTCCGTTTATTTGAAAAAAATCATAACAGTGAAACATTCACCGCCCTTGGTGATGACAACGGATTATTAATCATCGTTAAAACCAACCGAAATTGGTACCCAACAGAAACTCCATCTAAAGCTAGTACAGCTACTATTAAATTAACCAACTCAGGTACCGAGACAGTTTTAAAGATAACAGAGTAAAAATGTACTTCACATTAAAAACATTCCCCCTATAAACAATATAAATGGGCAATCAAGCCCATTTATATATGCCCTTTCACTAGCAATTAGTTGTGTTAAAAATTAAAGTGTGGTTCCACCATCAACAATAATCTTTTCATTTCTTAAAACTTGTGATTTATCTGAAAGTAGAAATTCAACAATTGGAGCAATATCAGTTGGTTGAACAATTCTACCAATAGGAGAAGTACTGGAGAAATGTTCTAAAAGATTATCAATAGCCTCATCACTCATTCCTGACTTTTTCTGAATAGGACTTTCTGTAACCCCAGGACTCACTACATTTACTCTAATTCCTTTATCTGCAAGCTCTATATTTAAAACCCTTGCTATGCTTTCCAGAGCTGCTTTACTAGCAGTATATACGCTTGTATTAGAAAAAGATTTAAAAACAACAACAGAGGTATTTAAAACAACACTTGAAGGATTCTTAAGAATTGGAATAAATTTTTGAACCGTAAAAAAAGCTCCTTTAAAATTGATATTCATTGTTTCATCAAACAATTGCTCTGAAGTTTCTTCAAAAGTAGAAGCTTTAAAAATACCTGCATTCACAAACAATCCATCAATTTTCCCAAACTTATTTTTAACCTTAGCTACTAAATTATCAATCTCAACTAATGAAGATGTATCTGATAAAATACCTACTGAATTATTTCCTAAATCAGCAACAGCTTTATCTAAATTCTCTTTCGTTCTTCCTGTTATTATTACTCTATAATCTAAACTTAATAAGTAGGCTGCACAAGCAAAACCAATACCCGATGTTCCACCTGTAATTACTATAATTTTGTTATTCATCATGTGTTTTTTTTTGCAAAATTGACGAATAACTTTACATTTGACAAGTACTTACCTTTTAGTAAGTAACTGACCTACAAGTCGGAAAAATGTACTTTTATATGAAAACAGAAGAAAAAATAATTGAAAAAAAATATCAACAAGCCAAAGAATGTCCAATAACCCTATTTATGGAACAAATTGGAGGAAAATGGAAACCTGTAATCATTTGGCTTTTGCTTTTAAACGAGGTAATGAGATTTAACGAACTGGATAAAGCTATTGATGGGATTAGCCAAAAAATGTTATCTCAACAATTAAAAGACCTCGAAAAATTAAACATAGTAAATAGAAAAGTATATCCTGTAATCCCTCCTAAAGTTGAATATAGCCTAACTGAAAAAGGGAAATCTTTAAAAGAAAACTTAACCATGATAATGGAGTGGAGTAATAAAAACCTACGATAAACTTCACAAACTAAAAACACTATTAGCTAACCTACTCCATCTCTCA
The nucleotide sequence above comes from Tenacibaculum singaporense. Encoded proteins:
- a CDS encoding META domain-containing protein: MKNLIPILLSACLVISACSNKKEKKTPEEKTITTTDSIPKTTTKNTITNAYFKAHGVEPFWSLTISDKMIKLKTLHNSDSILTPHTEPIYAQDSNVKLYTLHTELAAVKIEISQMECINAMSGKSFPYSVTINYKKGKDKEFTTLEGCGEYITNYRLHDIWALEELNGTKVSKDDFGKELPYIEINSSKNTFMGTSGCNRITGKLFSERERIRFTNMASTEMLCTKGNEKEQEFTKALASTISYTIANNRLTLLNPDKTLLVFKKVD
- a CDS encoding aspartate/glutamate racemase family protein, translating into MKKIGLVGGISWTSTLDYYKYINEGINQRLGGLNSAECLIYSLNFSDVQNKGWTNSFDLIYNACANLASSNVDAIVLGANTAHLFADEIQSKINVPIIHIAEATAKEIKKEKLGKVGLLGTKFTMEMGFYKDKLKENNIETIIPSEKKDIEEIQHIVKNELGKGIVTNQSKLKFMRFASELIEQGAEGIILGCTEIPMLIGQNDFDFPVFDTTKIHVENIIDFALT
- a CDS encoding VOC family protein translates to MTLNEIEIKAANIQTVKAFYANVLELPTTQSDNKSIRIKIGTSYLKFMEDSKNPPPAYHLAFNIPENKLQEAIEWSANKFEFVKKENEVLITNFENWNANSVYFYDADGNILEFIARHDLDNAATEQFNSNQILNISEFGIVKDRPDIYGKYLIDTYGLRLFEKNHNSETFTALGDDNGLLIIVKTNRNWYPTETPSKASTATIKLTNSGTETVLKITE
- a CDS encoding SDR family oxidoreductase, with product MMNNKIIVITGGTSGIGFACAAYLLSLDYRVIITGRTKENLDKAVADLGNNSVGILSDTSSLVEIDNLVAKVKNKFGKIDGLFVNAGIFKASTFEETSEQLFDETMNINFKGAFFTVQKFIPILKNPSSVVLNTSVVVFKSFSNTSVYTASKAALESIARVLNIELADKGIRVNVVSPGVTESPIQKKSGMSDEAIDNLLEHFSSTSPIGRIVQPTDIAPIVEFLLSDKSQVLRNEKIIVDGGTTL
- a CDS encoding winged helix-turn-helix transcriptional regulator, with the protein product MKTEEKIIEKKYQQAKECPITLFMEQIGGKWKPVIIWLLLLNEVMRFNELDKAIDGISQKMLSQQLKDLEKLNIVNRKVYPVIPPKVEYSLTEKGKSLKENLTMIMEWSNKNLR